One region of Acidovorax sp. T1 genomic DNA includes:
- a CDS encoding universal stress protein: MYEKILVPFDGSPTSEQALKEAAGLALKLGAQVRLLHIIDPLTHAVGFVRPEVYRSDFLPAAMKAAESMLRTACEQLTAQGIQAEICLLENLDAQVAQLVIDEARQWGASLIVLGTQGRRGMARMFLGSDAEQVARTAPVPVLLVRLPADAQPAASV; the protein is encoded by the coding sequence ATGTACGAAAAAATCCTGGTTCCCTTCGACGGCAGCCCCACCTCGGAACAAGCCCTGAAAGAAGCCGCCGGCCTGGCGCTGAAATTGGGCGCGCAGGTGCGCCTGCTGCACATCATCGATCCGCTGACACACGCGGTCGGCTTTGTGCGCCCCGAGGTCTACCGAAGCGACTTCCTCCCCGCAGCCATGAAAGCGGCCGAGTCCATGCTGCGCACGGCCTGCGAACAACTCACCGCGCAAGGCATCCAGGCCGAAATCTGCCTGCTGGAGAACCTGGACGCCCAGGTGGCACAACTCGTGATCGACGAAGCCCGGCAATGGGGCGCCAGCCTGATCGTGCTGGGCACCCAGGGACGGCGAGGCATGGCGCGCATGTTCCTGGGCAGCGATGCCGAGCAGGTAGCGCGCACCGCCCCCGTGCCAGTGCTGCTGGTGCGCCTGCCCGCCGACGCGCAACCTGCCGCGTCCGTCTGA
- a CDS encoding acyl-CoA thioesterase, with the protein MARIVFDLPPHFGFATEMQIYISHVNQGGHLDNAQLLSLVSEARVRFFQSLGYPEADVGGLSIVVGDIVAQYRSEGFHGETMRVEMAPADFNRYGFDLVFRMTEKTQGREVARGKTGIVFIGKSDRKVAPIPESIRQLLRARAGEPGFPAVPERVSSPST; encoded by the coding sequence ATGGCCCGCATTGTTTTCGACCTTCCCCCGCACTTCGGCTTTGCCACCGAGATGCAGATCTACATCAGCCACGTCAACCAGGGCGGGCACCTGGACAACGCACAGCTGCTCTCGCTGGTGTCCGAGGCGCGTGTGCGCTTCTTCCAGTCGCTGGGTTACCCCGAGGCGGATGTGGGCGGGCTGTCCATCGTGGTGGGAGACATCGTGGCGCAGTACCGGTCCGAGGGTTTTCACGGCGAGACCATGCGCGTGGAGATGGCGCCCGCAGACTTCAATCGCTATGGTTTCGACCTCGTCTTTCGAATGACTGAAAAGACGCAAGGCCGCGAGGTGGCGCGCGGCAAGACCGGCATCGTCTTCATCGGCAAGAGCGACCGCAAGGTGGCGCCGATTCCCGAATCCATCCGCCAGCTGCTGCGGGCCCGCGCGGGTGAGCCCGGTTTCCCCGCTGTGCCCGAGCGCGTATCTTCCCCATCGACATGA
- a CDS encoding THUMP domain-containing class I SAM-dependent RNA methyltransferase, giving the protein MNQLQLFLPCAAGVEGFLADEVHGITGLTGQDLLTGRGGVLLRASWREALLLNLHSRLAQRVLVQLAHRPYRSENDLYAAASDVAWEIWFTTRQTFKVEVTAQHSPLQSLNFAGLKIKDAVADRFRAKSGVRPDVNTQWPDVRIHLHLTTEEATIYIDTSGEPLFKRGWREDKGDAPLKETLAAAMIAASGWDPLGDNPVPLYDPCCGSGTIAIEAAQIACRIPAGMLRRFAFEKLLPFQAHVWSAIKNEAEGAIQASAVPIFGSDVAHRMVDFAQRNAERAGVADAVQLRGGDALQRMPPCEQPGVMLLNPPYGERIAAAGTAGQNANERAAERALGASVGREAAHTDDGGEFFSQLAAHWKKNYAGWQAWMLTPDLKLPGKMRLKESRRVPMWNGPIECRLFRFDMVKGSVRAPRGADGAAPSAPTPKGHGG; this is encoded by the coding sequence ATGAACCAACTCCAACTTTTTCTCCCCTGCGCCGCGGGCGTCGAGGGCTTTCTGGCCGACGAGGTGCATGGCATCACCGGCCTCACGGGGCAAGACCTGCTCACCGGCAGGGGCGGCGTGCTGCTGCGCGCGTCCTGGCGCGAGGCGCTGCTGTTGAACCTGCACAGCCGCCTGGCGCAACGCGTGCTGGTGCAGCTCGCGCACCGGCCCTATCGCTCCGAGAACGACCTGTACGCAGCCGCCAGCGACGTGGCCTGGGAGATCTGGTTCACCACGCGCCAGACCTTCAAGGTCGAGGTGACGGCGCAGCACAGCCCGCTGCAAAGCCTGAACTTCGCCGGCCTCAAGATCAAGGACGCGGTGGCCGACCGCTTTCGCGCCAAGAGCGGCGTGCGCCCCGACGTGAACACGCAGTGGCCCGACGTGCGCATCCACCTGCACCTGACCACCGAAGAGGCCACGATCTACATCGACACCTCGGGCGAGCCGCTGTTCAAGCGCGGCTGGCGCGAGGACAAGGGCGACGCGCCGCTCAAGGAAACCCTGGCCGCCGCCATGATCGCCGCCAGCGGCTGGGACCCCCTGGGCGACAACCCCGTGCCGCTGTACGACCCCTGCTGCGGCAGCGGCACCATTGCCATCGAGGCCGCGCAGATCGCCTGCCGCATCCCGGCGGGCATGCTGCGCCGCTTTGCGTTCGAGAAACTGCTGCCGTTCCAGGCGCATGTCTGGTCTGCTATTAAAAACGAAGCTGAAGGCGCAATCCAGGCAAGCGCTGTGCCCATATTTGGCAGTGATGTGGCCCACCGCATGGTCGATTTTGCCCAGCGCAATGCCGAGCGTGCCGGCGTGGCCGATGCCGTGCAGCTGCGCGGTGGCGACGCCCTGCAGCGCATGCCGCCCTGCGAGCAGCCCGGCGTGATGCTGCTCAACCCGCCCTACGGCGAGCGCATTGCCGCCGCCGGCACCGCCGGGCAAAACGCCAACGAACGCGCGGCCGAGCGCGCCCTGGGCGCCAGCGTGGGCCGCGAAGCCGCGCACACCGACGATGGCGGCGAGTTCTTCAGCCAGCTGGCCGCGCACTGGAAAAAGAACTACGCCGGCTGGCAGGCCTGGATGCTCACGCCCGACCTCAAGTTGCCCGGCAAGATGCGCCTGAAAGAATCGCGCCGCGTGCCCATGTGGAACGGCCCCATCGAGTGCCGCCTGTTTCGCTTCGACATGGTCAAGGGCTCGGTGCGCGCGCCGCGTGGCGCCGATGGAGCAGCCCCGTCGGCACCCACGCCCAAGGGCCATGGCGGCTAA
- a CDS encoding bifunctional enoyl-CoA hydratase/phosphate acetyltransferase — MPEILPAPLPAHSTGNDLGTVRNRTFDEIAVGDTASFERTLSTEDIQLFAVLSGDVNPQHLDAEYAASTRFQGVIAHGMLGGALISAVLGTRLPGPGTIYLGQTLKFLAPVRVGDTLHVSVTVTARDEAKKRLQLACSCTNQDGVAVIRGEADVIAPTERIERARTTLPEVRLTVNGDGLHRLLDHVRPMGAIPMAVVHPCDALSLSGTLDARAAGLITPVLIGPRARILAVAQANGLDISDIDIEDVPHSHAAAARAVELVAQGRVEALMKGSLHTDELMAAVVASGTGLRTKRRISHCYLMQTPAYPRPFIITDAAINIAPTLDDKADIVRNAIDLAHSIGVAEPRVAILAAVETINPHMPATLDAAALCKMADRGQITGALLDGPLAFDNAVSMAAAHTKGIVSEVAGRADILVVPDLESGNMLAKQLEFMGSAASAGIVLGARVPIVLTSRADSRETRIASCAVAVLLAHRYKVLPP, encoded by the coding sequence ATGCCAGAAATCCTGCCCGCCCCCCTTCCAGCGCACAGCACCGGCAACGACCTGGGCACCGTGCGCAACCGCACCTTCGACGAGATCGCGGTGGGCGACACCGCCTCGTTCGAGCGCACGCTCAGCACCGAAGACATCCAGCTGTTTGCCGTGCTCTCGGGCGACGTGAACCCGCAGCACCTGGACGCGGAATACGCCGCCTCCACGCGCTTTCAGGGCGTCATTGCCCACGGCATGCTGGGCGGCGCACTGATCTCGGCGGTGCTGGGCACGCGCCTGCCCGGCCCCGGCACCATCTACCTGGGGCAGACGCTGAAATTCCTCGCACCCGTACGCGTGGGGGACACCCTGCATGTCAGCGTGACCGTGACCGCACGCGACGAGGCCAAAAAACGCCTCCAACTCGCCTGCAGCTGCACCAACCAGGACGGCGTGGCCGTGATCCGTGGCGAGGCCGATGTGATTGCCCCCACCGAGCGCATCGAGCGCGCCCGCACCACGCTACCCGAGGTGCGCCTGACCGTCAACGGCGACGGCCTGCACCGGCTGCTGGACCATGTGCGCCCGATGGGCGCAATCCCCATGGCGGTGGTGCACCCCTGCGATGCGCTGAGCCTTTCGGGCACACTGGACGCACGCGCGGCCGGGCTCATCACCCCGGTGCTGATTGGCCCGCGTGCGCGCATTCTGGCGGTGGCGCAGGCCAACGGCCTCGACATCTCGGACATCGACATCGAAGACGTGCCCCACAGCCATGCCGCCGCCGCGCGCGCGGTGGAGCTGGTGGCCCAGGGGCGTGTGGAGGCCCTCATGAAAGGCAGCCTGCACACCGACGAGCTCATGGCCGCCGTGGTGGCCAGCGGCACCGGCCTGCGCACCAAGCGGCGCATCAGCCACTGCTACCTGATGCAGACCCCGGCCTACCCGCGCCCCTTCATCATCACCGACGCCGCCATCAACATCGCACCCACGCTGGACGACAAGGCCGACATCGTGCGCAACGCCATCGACCTGGCCCATTCCATCGGCGTGGCCGAGCCGCGCGTGGCCATCCTGGCAGCGGTGGAAACCATCAACCCGCACATGCCAGCCACGCTGGACGCGGCCGCGCTGTGCAAGATGGCCGACCGCGGCCAGATCACCGGCGCCCTGCTCGACGGGCCGCTGGCCTTCGACAACGCCGTGTCGATGGCGGCCGCGCACACCAAGGGCATCGTCTCCGAAGTCGCAGGCCGGGCCGACATTCTGGTGGTGCCCGACCTGGAAAGCGGCAACATGCTGGCCAAGCAGCTCGAATTCATGGGCAGCGCGGCCAGCGCCGGCATTGTGCTGGGCGCGCGCGTGCCCATCGTGCTCACCAGCCGCGCCGATTCGCGCGAGACCCGCATCGCCTCTTGCGCCGTGGCCGTGCTGCTGGCGCACCGCTACAAGGTGTTGCCGCCATGA
- a CDS encoding putative toxin-antitoxin system toxin component, PIN family: MAAKPPRCVLPLPERGEPGADARALVLDTNIVLDLLLFADAAVAPVRALLDAQRLCWVATPPMRDELARVLAYPQIAPRLAFYGLTASALLQSYEAQVRWVDVAPRVAAVCKDADDQHFIDLAVAHRAILLSKDKAVLCMRKRLLALGAHAATAIVFEENRWAGDSPERTATTPSALPMA, encoded by the coding sequence ATGGCGGCTAAGCCCCCGCGCTGCGTGCTGCCGCTGCCCGAACGCGGCGAACCCGGTGCCGATGCGCGCGCGCTGGTGCTGGACACCAACATCGTGCTCGACCTGCTGCTGTTTGCCGACGCGGCCGTGGCGCCCGTGCGTGCGCTGCTCGATGCGCAGCGGCTGTGCTGGGTGGCCACGCCGCCCATGCGCGACGAGCTGGCGCGCGTGCTGGCCTATCCGCAGATTGCGCCGCGCCTGGCGTTTTATGGGCTGACCGCCAGCGCGCTGCTGCAGTCCTACGAAGCCCAGGTGCGCTGGGTGGATGTGGCGCCGCGCGTGGCCGCCGTGTGCAAGGACGCCGACGACCAGCATTTCATCGACCTGGCCGTGGCCCACCGCGCCATCCTGCTCAGCAAGGACAAGGCGGTTCTTTGCATGAGAAAAAGGCTTCTAGCCCTTGGTGCACATGCGGCAACAGCTATTGTTTTTGAAGAAAACAGGTGGGCCGGGGATTCGCCGGAGCGCACGGCCACCACACCTTCTGCCCTGCCGATGGCTTGA
- a CDS encoding UPF0149 family protein produces MNTPHQEPTDAAAASAVSAASAAPALGPDELDEIDTLLDDLRTRGEEIPQWEFCDGFLTALICSRRPIPPSEYLPMLLGDGSALDLAEGEALPLLPAFADAAQQARFLELWMRRWNEVEAQLDAPVETLDDERTFQPEAMDMRGAVASLPEEERAEMAGQDIPSFGQVWALGFMFAVENWPEDWAAPRDKEAAKWLDDALDSIVALTEDDTGKPEVCMFSEDGPPSTSQARVETFGEAIWAVYDLRQLWKSMGPRIETVRKLPEPGRNEPCWCGSGKKFKKCHGA; encoded by the coding sequence ATGAACACCCCCCACCAAGAACCCACGGACGCCGCCGCCGCATCTGCCGTGTCTGCCGCATCTGCTGCCCCGGCCCTGGGCCCCGACGAACTCGACGAGATCGACACGCTGCTCGATGACCTGCGCACGCGGGGCGAAGAGATCCCGCAGTGGGAGTTCTGCGACGGCTTTTTGACGGCGCTGATCTGCAGCCGCCGCCCCATCCCGCCGTCGGAATACCTGCCCATGCTGCTGGGCGATGGCTCGGCGCTCGACCTGGCCGAAGGCGAGGCGCTGCCCTTGCTGCCGGCGTTTGCCGATGCGGCGCAGCAGGCGCGGTTCCTGGAGCTGTGGATGCGCCGCTGGAACGAGGTCGAAGCACAGCTCGACGCCCCGGTCGAAACGCTGGACGACGAGCGCACCTTCCAGCCCGAGGCCATGGACATGCGCGGTGCCGTGGCCAGCTTGCCCGAAGAGGAGCGCGCCGAAATGGCCGGCCAGGATATTCCCTCGTTTGGCCAGGTGTGGGCGCTGGGCTTCATGTTCGCCGTGGAAAACTGGCCCGAAGACTGGGCCGCCCCGCGCGACAAGGAGGCTGCCAAGTGGCTTGACGATGCGCTCGACAGCATCGTCGCCCTGACCGAAGACGACACCGGCAAGCCCGAGGTCTGCATGTTCAGCGAAGACGGCCCGCCCAGCACCAGCCAGGCCCGCGTGGAAACCTTTGGCGAAGCCATCTGGGCCGTGTACGACCTGCGCCAGCTATGGAAAAGCATGGGCCCGCGCATCGAAACCGTGCGCAAGCTGCCCGAACCCGGCCGCAACGAGCCCTGCTGGTGCGGCAGCGGCAAGAAGTTCAAGAAGTGCCACGGGGCGTAA
- a CDS encoding phosphatidylglycerophosphatase A family protein gives MLQHPAHCLALGFGAGLSPKAPGTVGTLWAWLAFLVLQHWLDAQQLGLLIGAGTLVGWWACTVTARHMGVSDPGSIVWDEVVAFWLVLWLAMPMGFWGQAVAFALFRFFDAAKPGPVGWADQLFKGFGWRGGWGILFDDFVAAFCTLLAIALWRFFW, from the coding sequence ATGCTGCAGCACCCGGCGCACTGCCTTGCGCTGGGCTTTGGCGCGGGCCTGAGCCCCAAGGCGCCCGGCACCGTGGGCACCCTGTGGGCCTGGCTGGCCTTTCTGGTGCTGCAGCACTGGCTGGATGCGCAGCAGCTGGGCCTGCTGATCGGCGCTGGCACGCTGGTGGGCTGGTGGGCCTGCACCGTCACCGCGCGGCACATGGGCGTTTCCGACCCCGGCAGCATCGTCTGGGACGAGGTCGTGGCCTTCTGGCTGGTGCTGTGGCTGGCCATGCCCATGGGGTTCTGGGGCCAGGCCGTGGCGTTTGCCCTGTTCCGCTTTTTCGATGCCGCCAAGCCCGGGCCCGTGGGCTGGGCCGACCAGCTGTTCAAGGGCTTTGGCTGGCGCGGCGGCTGGGGCATTTTGTTCGACGATTTCGTGGCGGCGTTCTGTACGCTGCTGGCGATTGCGCTGTGGAGGTTCTTCTGGTGA
- a CDS encoding acetate/propionate family kinase: MSDLVLVLNCGSSSIKFALFDASVQPLPRQPLWNGKVEGITGPAPTFGETGMVPGPVVLDSAQPYHAALEHIRARVLARVARLGSRRIAAVAHRVVHGGAKYFDPVRVDATVLADLKTYIPLAPLHQPFALEAIEALLATAPGLPQVACFDTAFHHTLPDVEKMLPLPYGAWERGLRRYGFHGLSYEFMSVALAERHGDAARGRTIVAHLGSGASLCAMEGLRSVATTMGFSALDGLMMGTRCGALDPGAVLYLMEIEKLTLEQVGHVLYHESGLLGLSGVSSDPRVLLQQEAGNKRVQAALALYVRRIVREIGAMTAVLGGLDMLVFTAGIGEHNAILRERICRELAFLGVALDADANALNAPLVSPAASRVQVAVEPTNEEWIAAWRTLALVGLPSH; the protein is encoded by the coding sequence ATGAGCGACCTGGTCCTCGTGCTCAACTGCGGCTCGTCGAGCATCAAGTTCGCGCTGTTTGACGCCAGCGTGCAGCCGCTGCCGCGCCAGCCTCTGTGGAACGGCAAGGTCGAGGGCATCACCGGCCCCGCCCCCACCTTTGGCGAAACCGGCATGGTGCCCGGCCCGGTGGTGCTGGACAGCGCCCAGCCCTACCATGCCGCGCTGGAGCACATCCGCGCGCGTGTTCTGGCCCGTGTGGCGCGCCTGGGCAGCCGCCGCATCGCCGCCGTGGCGCACCGCGTGGTGCACGGCGGCGCCAAATACTTCGACCCGGTGCGCGTGGACGCCACCGTGCTGGCCGACCTCAAGACCTACATCCCGCTGGCGCCGCTGCACCAGCCGTTCGCGCTGGAAGCCATCGAGGCGCTGCTGGCCACCGCGCCCGGCCTGCCCCAGGTGGCCTGCTTTGACACGGCCTTCCACCACACGCTGCCCGATGTCGAGAAGATGCTGCCCCTGCCCTATGGCGCCTGGGAGCGCGGCCTGCGCCGCTATGGCTTTCACGGCCTTTCATACGAGTTCATGTCGGTCGCGCTGGCCGAGCGCCATGGCGATGCCGCGCGCGGCCGCACCATCGTGGCCCACCTGGGCAGCGGTGCCAGCCTGTGCGCCATGGAGGGCCTGCGCAGCGTGGCCACCACCATGGGTTTTTCGGCGCTCGACGGGCTGATGATGGGCACGCGCTGCGGCGCGCTCGATCCCGGCGCCGTGCTGTACCTGATGGAGATCGAAAAACTCACGCTCGAACAGGTGGGCCATGTGCTGTACCACGAGTCGGGGCTGCTGGGCCTGTCGGGCGTGTCGTCCGACCCGCGCGTGCTGCTGCAGCAAGAGGCCGGCAACAAACGCGTACAGGCCGCGCTGGCCCTGTATGTGCGGCGCATCGTGCGCGAGATCGGCGCCATGACCGCTGTGCTGGGCGGGCTGGACATGCTGGTCTTCACCGCCGGCATTGGCGAGCACAATGCCATCCTGCGCGAGCGCATCTGCCGCGAGCTGGCCTTCCTGGGCGTGGCGCTGGATGCCGACGCCAACGCGCTGAACGCGCCCCTCGTCTCGCCCGCCGCCAGCCGCGTGCAGGTGGCGGTGGAGCCCACCAATGAAGAATGGATCGCCGCCTGGCGCACCCTCGCGCTGGTCGGCTTGCCCAGCCACTGA
- a CDS encoding CinA family protein, whose protein sequence is MDISRQLLARGWMLATAESCTGGLIAAACTDLAGSSQWFERGFVTYSNAAKTELLGVPATLIEQHGAVSEPVARAMAEGAVAHAHAQVAVAVTGVAGPTGGSADKPVGTVWFGWCVGGQTHSEVRHFAGDRAAVRTATVRHALARLQALLA, encoded by the coding sequence ATGGATATTTCACGCCAGCTGCTGGCGCGCGGCTGGATGCTGGCCACCGCCGAAAGCTGCACCGGCGGCCTGATCGCCGCTGCCTGCACCGACCTGGCGGGCTCCAGCCAGTGGTTCGAACGCGGCTTTGTCACCTATTCCAACGCCGCCAAGACCGAGCTGCTGGGCGTGCCCGCCACGCTGATTGAGCAGCATGGCGCCGTCAGCGAGCCCGTGGCCCGCGCCATGGCCGAAGGCGCCGTGGCCCACGCGCACGCCCAGGTAGCGGTGGCTGTGACCGGCGTGGCCGGCCCCACGGGCGGCAGCGCCGACAAGCCCGTGGGCACGGTGTGGTTTGGCTGGTGCGTGGGCGGACAGACGCACAGCGAGGTGCGGCACTTTGCCGGTGACCGCGCCGCCGTGCGCACTGCCACCGTGCGGCACGCGCTGGCGCGGCTGCAGGCGCTGCTGGCGTAG
- a CDS encoding ABC transporter permease has translation MHAASIANIWRLGIKELWSLVRDPMMLVLIVYTFTVSIYVAATAMPESLHKAAIAIVDEDDSPLSARIVASFYPPHFTTPRLITLAEMDAGMDNGTYTFVLDIPPNFQREVLAGLAPAVQLNVDATRMSQAFTGSGYIQQIVAGEVNEFVQRHRSGAPLPVDLNVRMRFNPNLEQAWFGSLMEIINNVTMLSIILTGAALIREREHGTIEHLLVMPVTPGEIMLAKVWSMGLVVLLAALVALVFVVQGVLKVPVQGSVLLFMVLSALHLFATTSMGIFLATVARSMPQFGMLLVLTLLPLQMLSGGVTPRESMPEFVQQVMLAAPTTHFVAGAQAILYRGAGLDMVWPQLLAILAIGGVLFTVSLARFRKTISQMA, from the coding sequence ATGCACGCTGCATCCATTGCCAACATCTGGCGCCTGGGGATCAAGGAACTGTGGAGCCTGGTGCGCGACCCCATGATGCTGGTGTTGATCGTCTACACCTTCACGGTGTCGATCTACGTAGCTGCCACGGCCATGCCCGAGAGCCTGCACAAGGCCGCCATCGCCATCGTGGACGAGGACGACTCGCCCCTGTCGGCGCGCATCGTGGCCAGCTTCTACCCGCCGCACTTCACCACCCCGCGCCTGATCACGCTGGCCGAGATGGATGCCGGCATGGACAACGGCACCTACACCTTTGTGCTCGACATCCCGCCCAACTTCCAGCGCGAGGTGCTGGCCGGGCTCGCCCCCGCGGTGCAGCTCAATGTGGACGCCACGCGCATGAGCCAGGCGTTCACCGGCAGCGGCTATATCCAGCAGATCGTGGCGGGCGAGGTCAACGAGTTCGTGCAGCGCCACCGCAGCGGCGCGCCGCTGCCGGTCGACCTGAACGTGCGCATGCGCTTCAACCCGAACCTCGAACAGGCCTGGTTCGGCTCGCTGATGGAGATCATCAACAACGTCACCATGCTGTCCATCATCCTGACGGGCGCGGCGCTGATCCGCGAGCGCGAGCACGGCACCATCGAGCATTTGCTGGTCATGCCCGTGACGCCCGGCGAGATCATGCTGGCCAAGGTGTGGTCCATGGGGCTGGTGGTGCTGCTGGCGGCGCTGGTGGCGCTGGTGTTCGTGGTGCAGGGCGTCCTCAAGGTGCCGGTGCAGGGCTCGGTGCTGCTGTTCATGGTGCTGTCGGCGCTGCACCTGTTTGCCACCACCTCCATGGGCATCTTCCTGGCCACCGTGGCCCGCTCCATGCCGCAGTTCGGCATGTTGCTGGTGCTGACCCTTTTGCCGCTGCAAATGCTGTCGGGTGGCGTCACGCCGCGCGAGAGCATGCCTGAATTCGTGCAACAGGTGATGCTGGCCGCGCCGACCACGCATTTTGTGGCGGGCGCGCAGGCCATCCTGTACCGAGGTGCCGGCCTCGACATGGTCTGGCCACAGTTGCTGGCCATACTGGCCATTGGCGGTGTGCTGTTCACCGTCTCGCTGGCCCGTTTTCGCAAAACCATCAGCCAGATGGCCTGA